The sequence below is a genomic window from Halosolutus gelatinilyticus.
CACTGATACCGCGGACCCGTATCCCGATCGGTTGGCCGTCGATCTCGTCGATGCAGGCGATCGCCGCCCGGGCCGGCTCCGTCTCACCGCGTCTGACCTTGACGATCGCCTCACCGACGCCGTCTACGAACGCAAACCGGACGACGGTCAGATCGGCGGCCGCGCTCCCCGGATCGCCGAGCAGGTTCTGGCCAGCGTACCAGACCTCGCGCTGGAACGCCCGCCGATCGATCGATGCATCCGGCCAACTCTCGAGTTCGACGGCGAGGTAGCGCCAGCGCGGACGCAGGTGTTTCGGGAGGTGTTTCATTCGTCGGCGCCTTCGTCGGTCACCTCGTCCGCGTCGGTCGGCGTCCGCTCGACGACCAGCACGCCGACCTGGTCGTGGACGCGCTCGACCGCGGTCAGCGAGAAGCCGGCGTCCGTGA
It includes:
- a CDS encoding Rpp14/Pop5 family protein is translated as MKHLPKHLRPRWRYLAVELESWPDASIDRRAFQREVWYAGQNLLGDPGSAAADLTVVRFAFVDGVGEAIVKVRRGETEPARAAIACIDEIDGQPIGIRVRGISGTIRAANEKYLGRRRQDSDKRNVVFGNEERVAVVRTGSADVRLDEAFAGATDLDYDLA